A portion of the Adhaeribacter radiodurans genome contains these proteins:
- a CDS encoding Dabb family protein, with product MFVHHVFFFLKPELNQEQQSAFEAGVKSLLPIKHVKLGDVGKPASTDRPVIDRSYSYSLLLVFENLADHDAYQVDPTHLKFVETCQQYWERVQIYDSETV from the coding sequence ATGTTTGTACATCACGTATTTTTCTTTTTAAAACCAGAATTAAACCAAGAACAGCAGTCAGCCTTTGAGGCGGGTGTAAAATCTTTGTTGCCCATAAAGCATGTAAAATTAGGCGACGTAGGAAAACCCGCTTCTACGGATCGACCGGTTATTGATCGTTCGTATTCGTATTCGTTGTTGCTGGTTTTTGAAAATCTGGCTGATCACGATGCCTACCAGGTAGATCCTACCCACCTTAAATTTGTAGAAACCTGCCAACAATATTGGGAGCGCGTGCAGATTTACGATTCTGAAACGGTATAA
- a CDS encoding copper homeostasis protein CutC: MIDQLILEICTDSVYSCVQAEQGGAARVELCANLFEGGTTPTAGCLRLARQKITIPIHVLLRPRGGDFCYTDEEFAIMQYDLEMIKSLGADGVVLGVLLPDGNIDVERTAALIEQARPLKITFHRAFDMVADPMRALDQLIDLGVERILTSGQEKSALEGSELIAQLIQRAKDKIVIMPGGGITDRNIARLHRETQAKEYHLTAREKLPSPMTYRNPNAFMGGELRVPEYELTFTNAQKVARTQQALQTS, from the coding sequence ATGATAGATCAACTTATACTGGAAATTTGTACCGATTCGGTTTATTCTTGTGTGCAAGCCGAGCAAGGAGGAGCGGCCCGGGTAGAATTATGTGCGAACTTGTTTGAAGGGGGAACCACCCCAACCGCTGGCTGTTTACGTCTGGCGCGTCAGAAAATTACTATTCCGATTCATGTTCTTCTCCGGCCGCGGGGCGGCGATTTCTGCTATACCGACGAAGAATTTGCCATAATGCAGTACGACCTGGAAATGATAAAAAGTTTGGGAGCTGATGGAGTTGTTCTGGGTGTACTATTACCCGATGGTAACATAGATGTAGAACGTACCGCTGCATTAATTGAACAAGCCCGGCCTCTTAAAATAACTTTCCATCGGGCATTTGACATGGTAGCCGATCCCATGCGAGCCTTAGACCAATTAATAGATCTAGGAGTAGAACGCATACTTACATCTGGTCAGGAAAAATCTGCTTTAGAAGGATCCGAATTAATAGCGCAGTTAATCCAAAGAGCCAAAGACAAAATAGTAATAATGCCCGGAGGAGGCATCACCGACCGAAATATTGCTCGTTTACACCGCGAAACCCAAGCAAAGGAATACCATTTAACGGCCCGCGAAAAGTTGCCCAGTCCTATGACTTACCGGAACCCGAATGCTTTTATGGGCGGGGAATTACGTGTACCTGAGTACGAACTTACTTTTACCAATGCTCAGAAAGTAGCCCGAACCCAACAAGCCTTGCAAACGAGTTAG